One Rosa chinensis cultivar Old Blush chromosome 5, RchiOBHm-V2, whole genome shotgun sequence genomic region harbors:
- the LOC112165095 gene encoding splicing factor YJU2 → MGERKVLNKYYPPDFDPSKLPRVRRPKNQQIKVRMMLPMSIRCNTCGNYIYKGTKFNSRKEDVVGETYLGIQIFRFYFKCTKCSAELAMKTDPQNSDYVVEAGATRNFEPWRNEDEEVDKEKQKREAEEMGDAMKSLENRTLDSKREMDILAALDEMKSMKSRHATVSVDEMLEALQHTVAHKEKRLEEEDEAVIKSIVFHNSKDYVRRIDDDDLDDDEDLLEPLSGNGETSNHLSKKRKLSQDKSKPTDLLTKTSISDSSSSRGKKNGSEDSKIIFKSPTVRLSVVKKPVVAKVNNLAKVDEKEVGEESKSLTKDEKEVDGENKTDGGSNVLQSLFQNYNSDDSDE, encoded by the exons ATGGGAGAGCGTAAGGTTCTCAACAAGTACTACCCGCCGGACTTCGACCCGTCCAAGCTGCCCCGAGTCCGGCGGCCCAAGAACCAGCAGATTAAGGTCCGTATGATGCTTCCGATGAGCATCAGATGCAACACCTGCGGCAACTACATCTACAAGGGCACCAAATTCAACTCCCGGAAAGAAGATGTCGTCGGCGAG ACGTACTTGGGAATTCAAATCTTTAGATTTTACTTCAAGTGCACCAAGTGCTCAGCGGAGCTTGCGATGAAGACGGACCCGCAGAACTCAGACTATGTGGTGGAGGCCGGGGCTACACGAAATTTCGAACCTTGGCGTAATGAGGATGAG GAAGTGGATAAGGAGAAGCAGAAGAGGGAGGCCGAAGAAATGGGAGATGCCATGAAATCTTTGGAGAACAGAACCTTGGATTCGAAAAGAGAAATGGATATCCTTGCCGCATTGGATGAGATGAAGTCCATGAAG TCCAGGCATGCAACTGTGAGTGTGGATGAGATGTTGGAGGCTTTGCAACATACGGTTGCACACAAG GAGAAAAGGCTGGAAGAGGAGGATGAAGCAGTCATAAAATCGATCGTATTCCAT AACTCAAAAGATTATGTTCGAAggattgatgatgatgatttagatgatgatgaagatttaTTAGAGCCGTTAAGTGGCAATGGTGAAACGTCTAATCATCTGTCAAAG AAACGAAAGCTTAGTCAAGATAAAAGCAAACCAACAGATTTGTTGACAAAAACCAGTATTTCTGATAGCTCAAGCAGCAGAG GAAAAAAGAATGGTTCAGAAGATTCTAAAATCATTTTTAAGTCTCCAACTGTTAGGCTTTCAGTAGTTAAGAAACCAGTGGTGGCTAAAGTTAACAATTTGGCGAAAGTGGACGAGAAAGAAGTTGGAGAGGAGTCCAAAAGTTTGACTAAAGATGAGAAAGAAGTGGACGGCGAGAATAAGACCGACGGTGGAAGCAACGTATTACAATCGCTGTTCCAAAACTACAACAGTGATGATAGTGATGAGTAG